Proteins encoded by one window of Deinococcus yavapaiensis KR-236:
- a CDS encoding enoyl-CoA hydratase-related protein, producing MTYTTIAVTTGEIAHLRLASKRGSLPPEFWEELPRALQELRGSRVLVITGEGTDFSVGLDLVRTAPVLAGVLRNRTDFLDLVGVMQGAVEALAHFPAPTIAAVSGWCIGAGVELAAACDIRLSSADARFTLPEVKLGIVPDLGGLGRLPHLIGEGWARRLALTGETIDASRAERLGLVSEVFESREAALEEASRLARDMTAWPSATLQGVKFAMNARLDADVRAHYRDTGGWNAAYLDPANVKLPK from the coding sequence ATGACGTACACGACGATCGCCGTCACGACGGGCGAGATCGCGCACCTTCGCCTCGCGTCCAAGCGCGGCTCGCTTCCCCCCGAGTTCTGGGAGGAGTTGCCGCGCGCCCTTCAGGAGCTTCGAGGAAGCCGCGTTCTCGTCATCACCGGGGAGGGCACGGACTTCAGCGTCGGCCTCGACCTCGTGCGAACCGCGCCCGTCCTCGCGGGCGTCCTGCGAAACCGAACCGACTTTCTCGACCTCGTCGGCGTCATGCAAGGCGCCGTGGAGGCCCTCGCTCACTTTCCAGCCCCCACGATCGCCGCCGTGTCGGGTTGGTGTATCGGCGCGGGCGTGGAACTCGCGGCCGCGTGCGACATACGCCTGAGCTCGGCAGACGCGCGCTTCACCTTGCCGGAAGTCAAGCTCGGCATCGTCCCCGACCTCGGCGGTCTCGGTCGCCTGCCGCACCTGATCGGCGAGGGGTGGGCGCGGCGCCTGGCACTGACGGGCGAGACGATCGACGCGTCCCGAGCCGAGCGCCTCGGACTCGTCAGCGAAGTGTTCGAATCTCGCGAAGCGGCCCTGGAGGAAGCGTCGCGACTCGCGCGCGACATGACCGCCTGGCCCTCAGCGACGTTGCAGGGCGTCAAGTTCGCCATGAACGCCCGCCTCGACGCCGACGTGCGCGCCCACTACCGTGACACGGGCGGTTGGAACGCTGCGTACCTCGATCCCGCGAACGTCAAACTTCCAAAGTGA
- a CDS encoding SDR family oxidoreductase, translating to MTVFKEDLLAGKHALITGGGSGINFGIAQLFAAHGCAVTLLGRNLEKAQSAARDIERSGGRAMGVSADVRDFAALQAAAERAVEAFGLLDIVIAGAAGNFPAPVDGISPNGFKSVVDIDLLGTFNTVKAAAPHLKLPGANIVAISAYGVPVPMQAHVVAAKAGVDALVQTLAVEWGLRGARVNAIIPGPIDGTEGMARLAPDERTRRQFTRTVPLGRFGLPVDIANAALFLVSDAASYVTGAILPVDGGQNMLGGAPQYQMMLALQEQAGKQD from the coding sequence ATGACCGTATTCAAAGAAGACTTGTTGGCAGGCAAGCACGCCCTCATCACCGGGGGTGGCAGTGGCATCAACTTCGGCATCGCCCAGTTGTTCGCGGCGCACGGCTGCGCCGTGACGCTGCTGGGGCGCAACCTCGAGAAGGCGCAAAGCGCCGCGCGTGACATCGAGAGGTCGGGTGGGCGGGCGATGGGGGTCTCGGCGGACGTGCGCGACTTCGCCGCCCTGCAAGCGGCTGCAGAGCGGGCGGTGGAAGCGTTCGGGCTCCTCGACATCGTGATCGCCGGGGCTGCCGGAAACTTCCCCGCTCCGGTCGACGGCATCTCCCCCAACGGCTTCAAGAGCGTCGTGGACATCGACTTGCTCGGCACCTTCAACACCGTCAAGGCGGCGGCGCCGCACCTGAAACTGCCCGGCGCGAACATCGTGGCGATTTCCGCGTACGGCGTGCCCGTTCCGATGCAAGCGCACGTCGTCGCCGCGAAGGCGGGCGTGGACGCCCTCGTGCAGACGCTCGCCGTGGAGTGGGGCTTGCGGGGCGCGCGCGTCAACGCGATCATTCCCGGCCCGATCGACGGAACGGAAGGCATGGCGCGCCTCGCGCCCGACGAGCGCACGAGAAGGCAGTTCACGCGCACCGTGCCCCTGGGACGCTTCGGATTGCCGGTCGACATCGCCAACGCCGCCCTCTTTCTCGTGTCGGACGCGGCGAGTTACGTCACGGGCGCGATCCTGCCCGTGGACGGCGGACAGAACATGCTCGGCGGGGCTCCGCAGTACCAGATGATGCTGGCCTTGCAAGAGCAGGCGGGAAAGCAGGACTGA
- a CDS encoding glycoside hydrolase family 31 protein, translating into MTYTRFEVVDDILRVWGESDVLEVSIAHEGVARVRSAPHARANLVSFPKLPRKDSFAVVGGERQRLTVDDDDDRLTASGGGLNFSLDLRAGSWTVTNESRQVLVEALSTTGDPQSLLHKSTFSLGAPGGAAYLGFGEKVGPMDKRGLRFTFWNTDAFQHHTDSDPLYVSIPFTTVLHEGRATGLFLDESWRSEVDVAREQVDRLTWTSAGPELDLYVIAGPTPADVLRRYTDLTGRHAMPPLWSLGAAQSRWGYESAADVRGVIEGYRSRELPLDAVYVDIDYMDAYKVFTWDKARFPDPADLADEALTRGVRLVPIIDPGVKVEPGYHVYEEGKALDAFVRDSRGDVLVGEVWPNPAVWPDFTREDVREWWAGYFQGLVDVGIVGVWNDMNEPAAFSIRGSGSHLGDIERSRGSIEGKTLPYDARHGTRRHLEVHNAYALGMNNAARRGFQAAMPNHRPFLVSRSAFAGIQRDSAVWSGDNTSAWSHLELSVTMLCGLGMSGVGHVGADVGGFLGHSSPELLQRWYQVGAFYPMMRNHCVVDGRDQEPWRFGEATVEVVRSALRVRYQLLPLLYTLMHDLTRTGLPPMRPLALHFPSDVRATRCDTQFLFGEDVLVAPITRAGHRQRLVYLPEGRWLEIPNFERGGVTFDGPADVTVQADERTIPLFLRAGGAIALTEPALHTTSANWRSLTWHVHAADSIRGHLYEDAGDGYGESRETRLTGGFQSGALRLRRSVTGDLPLERSTETMVVYGLGNVARVEGAQRWSFENGTLHVTVGATWSEVTVTS; encoded by the coding sequence GTGACCTACACGCGTTTCGAAGTCGTCGACGACATCCTGCGCGTCTGGGGTGAGTCGGACGTGCTGGAAGTCTCGATCGCGCACGAAGGCGTCGCGCGCGTTCGCTCCGCTCCCCACGCCCGCGCGAACCTCGTCTCCTTTCCCAAGTTGCCGCGCAAGGACTCGTTCGCCGTCGTGGGCGGCGAACGTCAACGTCTCACCGTGGACGACGACGATGACCGCCTCACGGCGAGCGGCGGCGGGCTCAACTTCTCTTTGGACTTGCGCGCGGGTTCGTGGACGGTGACGAACGAAAGCAGGCAGGTGCTCGTCGAGGCCCTCTCGACGACCGGCGATCCGCAGAGCCTGCTGCACAAGTCGACCTTCTCGCTCGGCGCTCCCGGGGGCGCGGCGTACCTGGGGTTCGGCGAGAAGGTCGGGCCGATGGACAAGCGCGGCCTGCGCTTCACCTTCTGGAACACCGACGCCTTTCAGCACCACACCGACAGCGATCCCTTGTACGTCTCCATTCCCTTCACGACGGTCTTGCACGAAGGGCGCGCGACGGGCTTGTTCCTCGACGAGTCGTGGCGCAGCGAAGTCGACGTCGCTCGTGAGCAAGTCGACCGCCTCACGTGGACGAGCGCGGGCCCGGAACTCGATTTGTACGTCATCGCCGGACCGACCCCGGCCGACGTGCTGAGGCGCTACACGGACCTCACGGGCCGCCACGCCATGCCGCCTCTGTGGTCGCTCGGCGCGGCCCAGTCACGTTGGGGATACGAAAGCGCCGCGGACGTCCGAGGCGTCATCGAAGGCTACCGCTCGCGCGAACTGCCGCTCGACGCGGTGTACGTCGACATCGACTACATGGACGCCTACAAGGTGTTCACTTGGGACAAGGCGCGCTTTCCCGATCCCGCCGACCTCGCCGACGAGGCCTTGACGCGCGGCGTGCGCCTCGTCCCGATCATCGATCCTGGCGTGAAGGTCGAGCCTGGCTACCACGTGTACGAGGAAGGCAAAGCGCTCGACGCCTTCGTGCGCGACTCGCGCGGCGACGTTCTCGTGGGAGAAGTCTGGCCCAATCCCGCCGTGTGGCCCGACTTCACGCGCGAGGACGTGCGCGAATGGTGGGCGGGGTACTTCCAGGGCCTCGTGGACGTCGGCATCGTGGGCGTGTGGAACGACATGAACGAGCCCGCCGCGTTCAGCATTCGCGGTTCGGGCAGCCACCTCGGCGACATTGAGCGCTCACGCGGCTCCATCGAAGGCAAGACGCTGCCGTACGACGCGCGGCATGGAACGCGCCGACACCTGGAGGTGCACAACGCGTACGCCCTCGGAATGAACAACGCGGCGCGGCGAGGCTTTCAAGCGGCGATGCCCAACCACCGTCCCTTCCTCGTGTCGAGAAGCGCCTTCGCGGGCATTCAGCGCGACAGTGCCGTGTGGAGCGGCGACAACACGTCCGCTTGGTCGCACTTGGAACTGTCGGTCACGATGCTGTGCGGCCTCGGCATGTCGGGCGTCGGGCACGTCGGGGCGGACGTCGGCGGTTTTCTCGGGCACTCGTCACCCGAGTTGCTGCAGCGCTGGTATCAAGTCGGCGCGTTCTACCCCATGATGCGCAACCACTGCGTCGTGGACGGCCGCGATCAGGAACCTTGGCGGTTCGGCGAGGCCACGGTGGAAGTCGTCCGTTCGGCCCTTCGCGTGCGCTACCAACTGCTGCCCTTGCTGTACACCTTGATGCACGACTTGACGAGGACGGGACTGCCGCCCATGCGGCCCCTCGCGCTGCACTTCCCGAGCGACGTGCGCGCGACTCGCTGCGACACACAGTTTCTGTTCGGCGAGGACGTCCTCGTCGCGCCGATCACTCGGGCGGGCCATCGTCAAAGGCTCGTCTACCTGCCCGAAGGCCGTTGGCTCGAAATTCCGAACTTCGAGCGCGGCGGCGTCACCTTCGACGGCCCTGCGGACGTCACCGTTCAAGCCGACGAGCGCACCATCCCGCTGTTCTTGCGCGCGGGCGGCGCGATTGCCCTCACCGAGCCCGCTTTGCACACCACGAGCGCGAATTGGCGGTCGCTCACCTGGCACGTTCACGCCGCCGACTCCATCCGTGGCCACCTGTACGAGGACGCGGGCGACGGGTACGGCGAATCGCGAGAAACACGACTGACCGGCGGCTTCCAAAGCGGGGCCTTGCGCCTCCGCCGCTCCGTGACGGGTGACCTGCCGCTCGAACGCTCGACCGAAACGATGGTCGTGTACGGATTGGGCAACGTCGCGCGCGTCGAAGGCGCGCAGCGCTGGTCGTTCGAGAACGGCACCTTGCACGTAACGGTCGGCGCGACTTGGAGCGAGGTGACCGTCACGTCGTGA
- a CDS encoding NAD-dependent epimerase/dehydratase family protein, translating into MRLLILGGTQFVGKHIVLTALDRGHDVTIFTRGKGRDDLPETVERLRGDRDGDLSALQGRTWDACIDVSGYVPRIVRASAEQLRESVSFYAFISTVSVYADFSEAPITEDSPLIDLPDKTVEQITGETYGGLKVLCEQAVRDVYGDRCSMIRPDIVAGAFDPTDRFTYWVERLANNAASGLPILAPGDGSDLIQFVDARDLAAFTLHTVEERVSGAFNVCGDALRFDEFLSRAASALGVTPTLEWKDVPFLQQNEVTWNDLPMFVPSASEQRGLMDVSNERAKAAGFTPRDVEDTVGSVHGWTVTRTSPERRAGMSAEREQELLKA; encoded by the coding sequence ATGCGACTTTTGATTCTCGGCGGCACGCAATTTGTCGGCAAGCACATCGTCCTCACGGCGCTCGACCGTGGGCACGACGTCACGATTTTCACGCGGGGCAAAGGACGCGACGACTTGCCCGAAACCGTGGAGCGTCTGCGCGGCGACCGCGACGGCGACCTCTCGGCTCTTCAAGGACGAACGTGGGACGCTTGCATCGATGTCAGCGGATACGTGCCGCGCATCGTGCGGGCGAGCGCCGAGCAGTTGCGCGAGTCCGTCTCGTTTTACGCCTTCATCTCCACCGTGAGCGTCTACGCCGACTTCAGCGAAGCGCCCATTACCGAGGACAGTCCACTGATCGACCTTCCCGACAAGACCGTCGAGCAAATCACGGGCGAGACGTACGGCGGCCTCAAGGTCTTGTGCGAGCAAGCCGTGCGCGACGTGTACGGAGACCGCTGCTCCATGATCAGGCCCGACATCGTCGCGGGCGCCTTCGACCCCACGGACCGCTTCACGTACTGGGTCGAGCGGCTCGCGAACAACGCGGCGAGCGGTCTGCCCATTCTCGCGCCCGGCGACGGCTCGGACCTCATTCAATTCGTGGACGCCCGGGATCTCGCCGCGTTCACTTTGCACACCGTCGAAGAGCGCGTTTCGGGCGCCTTCAACGTCTGCGGCGACGCGCTCCGCTTCGACGAGTTCCTGAGCCGCGCCGCGAGCGCCCTCGGCGTGACGCCGACGTTGGAGTGGAAGGACGTGCCGTTCTTGCAGCAAAACGAAGTCACGTGGAACGACCTGCCGATGTTCGTGCCGAGCGCGTCCGAGCAGCGCGGCCTCATGGACGTTTCGAACGAACGCGCCAAAGCCGCCGGTTTCACGCCGAGAGACGTCGAGGACACCGTGGGAAGCGTGCACGGCTGGACGGTCACGCGCACGAGCCCCGAACGCCGCGCGGGCATGAGCGCCGAGCGGGAGCAGGAGCTTTTGAAGGCGTGA
- a CDS encoding DUF7009 family protein — translation MKVRWTKRAVRLRIDDLELAALQRGETLREEVRLVGGAWSMSLTVGGNADLAARGGDFVAVLSADEFASLCDETREGVEREGAPKLLVEKDFLPAHGSGA, via the coding sequence ATGAAGGTTCGCTGGACGAAGCGCGCGGTGCGCCTCAGAATCGACGATCTCGAACTCGCCGCCTTGCAGCGCGGAGAGACGTTGAGAGAGGAAGTGAGGCTGGTGGGCGGCGCGTGGTCCATGTCGCTCACGGTCGGGGGAAACGCCGATTTGGCAGCGCGAGGCGGAGACTTCGTGGCGGTACTGAGCGCCGACGAGTTCGCGTCGCTTTGCGATGAAACTCGGGAAGGCGTGGAACGTGAAGGCGCTCCGAAGCTCCTCGTGGAGAAGGACTTTCTGCCCGCGCACGGCAGCGGCGCTTGA
- a CDS encoding sensor domain-containing protein, with the protein MTRASVPGDQLFVLTPDGSDGSVDTAALKLVVRSGEEADTWRVGHLVTLDELGDTPKTYRVLLRSEASPFDPGSLSTQVLDALPFDFAIFDTDYRYLYVNPAAIPSPDVRAWIVGKNDAEYCHKRGFDVSIAERRTQWLRRAVTEHRAVSWDETLFTRDGVVRHHRRNVVPVVDSDGAVAFLVGYGQEITEQRHFEVHLRILESAMRRVGDVIIVTEGTVTEDVGPRIVFVNEAFTALFGWSPQDVVGRPLPIHAESGPDRTARASFREAIRSRYPVRGELLLQRKNGPDFWAEVSLTPIHDEIGSCTHWVAVLRDITAQKRLEALERGRTSALDFAGRGERDEALAALARVVQSWLPDVTGAVLLARDERLWYAAAPGLSAGYVRATDGAPISPSGGPSGASAYSKATIVVTDLRSHPLTARSEDEARRYGLRAVWVTPILDANQEIRGTFVWYRAQPWPALKADLRILRELAAFTSVVLERAESQTRLRQLAYEDALTGLPNRSAAMRRLEDLLSTRDRRGPRLAVGLLDLNRFKEVNDTFGHRAGDHLLTNVARRLKPSLPDDALLARMGGDEFLIVLPNVQDEREAVHTARQLTSALREPFMVEHQSVVVGGSIGLSLYPDHANSADTLLRRADAAMYRAKRRHLDVAVHEAHALESAGRLALESALHAALGRGEFDVVYQPYFSLSGAPVGAEALLRWHHPALGDVAPSVFVPVLEALGLIDKVGAWVLERACYDATQWPSGMRVAVNVSARQFEQHDLPDRVAAALERQGLSGSRLVIELTESLLMASPETASHMLASLKAIGVRIVMDDFGTGYSSLSYLRRFSLDGLKIDRSFLQGASSDATPKSRALVHGVAALGRSLGLEVTAEGVETSEQLSLARSAGCDLVQGYLWGRPQTQAALLSRFDGDEQR; encoded by the coding sequence GTGACCAGAGCGTCCGTTCCAGGAGACCAACTGTTCGTCCTCACGCCCGACGGGAGCGACGGCTCGGTCGATACGGCGGCGCTCAAACTCGTCGTGCGTTCCGGCGAGGAGGCCGACACCTGGCGCGTCGGGCACCTCGTCACCCTCGACGAGCTCGGCGACACGCCGAAAACCTACCGCGTCCTGCTGCGCTCGGAGGCTTCCCCCTTCGATCCCGGCTCGCTCTCCACGCAAGTCCTCGACGCGTTGCCCTTCGACTTCGCCATCTTCGACACGGACTACCGCTATCTGTACGTCAATCCCGCCGCCATCCCGAGTCCCGACGTGCGCGCGTGGATCGTCGGGAAGAACGACGCGGAATACTGCCACAAGCGCGGCTTCGACGTCTCGATCGCCGAGAGGCGAACCCAGTGGTTGCGACGCGCCGTGACCGAGCACAGAGCCGTCTCTTGGGACGAAACACTGTTCACACGCGACGGCGTCGTTCGCCACCATCGCCGCAACGTCGTGCCCGTCGTCGATTCCGACGGCGCCGTCGCTTTCCTCGTCGGGTACGGCCAGGAAATCACCGAGCAACGGCACTTCGAGGTCCACCTTCGTATCCTCGAATCGGCCATGCGGCGCGTCGGGGACGTCATCATCGTCACGGAAGGCACTGTCACGGAGGACGTCGGCCCGCGCATCGTCTTCGTCAACGAGGCGTTCACGGCGCTGTTCGGATGGTCGCCTCAAGACGTCGTCGGGCGGCCCCTGCCGATTCACGCGGAAAGCGGACCCGACCGTACGGCGCGCGCCAGCTTCCGCGAAGCGATCCGCTCGCGCTACCCGGTGCGCGGCGAATTGCTGCTGCAACGCAAAAACGGTCCGGACTTCTGGGCGGAAGTCAGCCTCACGCCGATTCACGACGAGATCGGCAGTTGCACGCACTGGGTCGCCGTGTTGCGAGACATCACGGCCCAAAAGCGCCTCGAAGCCTTGGAGCGCGGCCGCACCTCGGCCCTCGATTTCGCGGGGCGCGGCGAGCGCGACGAAGCGCTCGCCGCCCTCGCGCGGGTCGTGCAAAGCTGGCTGCCCGACGTGACGGGCGCGGTGCTTCTCGCACGAGACGAACGATTGTGGTACGCCGCCGCACCGGGACTGTCGGCCGGGTACGTACGCGCGACCGACGGAGCGCCCATCTCGCCGAGCGGCGGACCGAGCGGCGCGAGCGCCTACAGCAAGGCCACGATCGTCGTGACCGACTTACGCTCGCATCCGCTCACCGCCCGCAGCGAGGACGAAGCGCGGCGCTACGGCTTGCGCGCCGTGTGGGTCACGCCGATCCTCGACGCGAACCAGGAGATTCGCGGAACCTTCGTGTGGTACCGCGCCCAACCGTGGCCCGCCCTCAAAGCGGACTTACGCATTTTGCGAGAACTCGCCGCCTTCACGTCCGTCGTGCTGGAACGTGCGGAAAGTCAGACGCGTCTGCGGCAACTCGCGTACGAGGACGCCTTGACGGGCCTTCCCAACCGAAGCGCCGCCATGAGACGACTCGAGGACTTGCTGAGCACGCGCGATCGACGCGGACCGCGCCTCGCCGTGGGCCTACTGGACCTCAACCGCTTCAAGGAAGTCAACGACACCTTCGGGCACCGCGCCGGAGACCACTTGCTCACCAACGTCGCGCGGCGCCTCAAACCGAGTCTGCCCGACGATGCCTTGCTCGCACGCATGGGCGGCGACGAATTCCTGATCGTGCTGCCGAACGTGCAGGACGAACGCGAGGCCGTACACACCGCGCGTCAACTCACGAGCGCTCTGCGCGAACCGTTCATGGTGGAGCATCAAAGCGTCGTCGTAGGAGGCAGCATCGGCCTGAGCCTGTACCCCGACCATGCGAACTCGGCCGACACCTTGCTGAGGCGCGCGGACGCGGCGATGTACCGTGCCAAGCGCCGCCACCTTGACGTCGCCGTGCATGAAGCGCACGCCTTGGAAAGCGCGGGACGGCTGGCGCTGGAAAGCGCCTTGCACGCCGCGCTCGGACGTGGCGAGTTCGACGTCGTCTATCAACCGTACTTCTCGCTGAGCGGCGCTCCCGTCGGCGCCGAGGCGTTGTTACGTTGGCATCACCCCGCCCTCGGGGACGTCGCGCCAAGCGTGTTCGTCCCCGTCCTCGAAGCGCTCGGACTCATCGACAAGGTGGGCGCGTGGGTGCTGGAACGCGCTTGCTACGACGCGACACAGTGGCCGAGCGGCATGCGCGTCGCCGTCAATGTCTCCGCTCGTCAATTCGAGCAGCACGACTTGCCCGACCGTGTCGCCGCCGCGCTCGAACGCCAAGGCTTGAGCGGCTCTCGACTCGTGATCGAACTCACCGAAAGTCTGCTGATGGCCTCGCCCGAGACCGCCTCGCACATGCTGGCGTCCCTCAAAGCGATCGGCGTACGTATCGTGATGGACGATTTCGGCACGGGCTACTCCAGCCTCAGCTACCTGCGGCGCTTCTCGCTGGACGGCCTCAAAATCGATCGATCGTTTCTGCAAGGAGCGAGCAGCGACGCCACTCCGAAGAGTCGCGCGCTCGTGCACGGCGTCGCGGCGCTCGGCCGCAGCCTCGGCTTGGAAGTCACGGCGGAAGGCGTCGAGACGTCCGAGCAGCTTTCACTCGCGCGAAGCGCCGGTTGCGACCTCGTGCAAGGTTACTTGTGGGGACGTCCGCAAACGCAAGCGGCGCTGCTTTCCCGCTTCGACGGGGACGAGCAGCGCTGA
- a CDS encoding MFS transporter: MSSAATALRALTFTNFLMWGGFFLIIPLVSVHYVANLGWTAASIGVVLGARQLTQQGLTVLGGALADKLGPRSLILWGCVLRALGFAVMGWATTFPALLGAAIFAGIGGSLFDAPKNAAVSALTTPETRARTFSIMSVFGNLGMVVGPLVGALLASYDFRLVAAAAGSVYLVAFVLIAATLPRVPAASSPEAGLGGIKLAATDARFVRFTLLASGYFILSTQLNVAVTLKATALRGEGGVAAIYLVNAGLAALLQYPLLRFLERRYSARRILVTGVASSAVGLGLIAISPSFVTLLLCVALTSFGGMLAVPTQQTLTARLARRGLFGAYFGFGALSLGVGGAIGNVLGGALYDFGERAHFPAAPWLVLLVIGTLTAIGLWRILDDDVHETAPQAAENAA, translated from the coding sequence GTGTCGTCCGCCGCCACCGCCCTCCGCGCCCTCACCTTCACGAACTTCCTGATGTGGGGCGGCTTCTTTCTGATCATTCCCCTCGTCAGCGTTCATTACGTCGCCAATCTCGGCTGGACGGCCGCCTCCATCGGCGTCGTGCTCGGCGCGCGGCAGCTCACGCAGCAAGGCCTCACCGTGCTCGGCGGCGCCCTCGCCGACAAGCTCGGTCCGAGAAGCCTCATCTTGTGGGGATGCGTTTTGCGGGCCCTCGGCTTCGCCGTGATGGGATGGGCGACGACCTTCCCCGCCCTGCTCGGCGCGGCCATCTTCGCCGGAATCGGCGGCAGCCTCTTCGACGCGCCCAAGAACGCCGCCGTGAGCGCCCTCACCACCCCCGAGACACGCGCGCGAACCTTCTCGATCATGAGCGTCTTCGGCAACCTTGGCATGGTCGTCGGGCCACTCGTCGGCGCCCTTCTCGCCTCGTACGATTTCCGACTCGTCGCCGCCGCCGCCGGAAGTGTCTATCTCGTCGCGTTCGTCCTCATCGCGGCGACCCTTCCGAGAGTTCCCGCCGCCTCGTCGCCCGAGGCGGGTCTCGGCGGCATCAAGCTCGCGGCGACCGACGCCCGCTTCGTGCGCTTCACGCTGCTCGCCAGCGGGTACTTCATCCTCAGCACCCAGCTCAACGTCGCCGTCACCCTCAAGGCGACGGCCCTGCGCGGCGAAGGCGGCGTCGCCGCCATCTACCTCGTGAACGCGGGGCTCGCCGCCTTGCTGCAGTACCCTCTGCTGCGCTTCTTGGAGCGACGCTACAGCGCGCGGCGCATCTTGGTCACGGGCGTTGCCAGCAGCGCTGTCGGCTTGGGGCTGATCGCGATTTCTCCGAGCTTCGTCACCTTGCTGCTGTGCGTCGCCCTCACCAGCTTCGGGGGCATGCTCGCCGTGCCGACCCAGCAGACGCTCACCGCGCGCCTCGCGAGGCGCGGCCTGTTCGGAGCGTACTTCGGTTTCGGAGCGCTTTCGCTGGGTGTGGGCGGCGCGATCGGCAACGTCCTCGGCGGCGCCTTGTACGACTTCGGCGAGCGCGCCCATTTTCCGGCCGCGCCCTGGCTCGTCCTGCTCGTCATCGGCACTCTCACCGCGATCGGTTTGTGGCGCATTCTGGACGACGACGTGCACGAAACGGCCCCACAAGCCGCCGAGAATGCGGCATGA